In Desulfovibrio litoralis DSM 11393, a genomic segment contains:
- a CDS encoding PAS domain-containing hybrid sensor histidine kinase/response regulator, protein MANLIGGLDSGFYTAVAVPLLILRVDDFTVISTNKAFSDRYLKNNTDINGKSFEDVFMPSLEVIKNITEQIFYYKQKKSVLDLKNETVVGQTFFAATAFRQAVGCELLYLDPQDENIAVLQVIPKKSEIQKIEDSELFNLVLDSAFYPIFIKNAKSEFIFLNNYYRQLFGTQSQNLIGDTGLEFVSDEYAKQVREEEEKILSEAKVFNSEVWLTCSNGRRVLFNIKKQPLYDKNGNIIGIIGQAFDVTARRLEQEASAHEKSLLRTVIDAIPDVVFFKDRNYRYVGCNKAFEALFGVVEKDIVGKIDLDFLPPELVSSNMITDRQALSGAINIVAEDITLNFNNKNLVLEIIKTPYFSQEAQLLGLVCIGRDITMRKEAEEMTKEAQKIANDSNVAKSEFLANMSHEIRTPMNAIIGLAHLALNTELNQKQHDYINKIYNAGKSLLGIINDVLDFSKIEANKLEVENITFSLDNSFENISSLFGGKSNEKGVELIFDIDYDAPDALIGDPLRFGQILNNLVSNSVKFTEQGEIKVSCKVVKKEAESVTLDVSVSDSGIGMTEEQQRNIFTAFGQADASTTRKYGGTGLGLTITKRLVSMMGGTIRVDSEYKKGTTITCTLTFGIDSENVQPYYQNTLPDFKILLVDDVFASQEISVKFLSHLFSNIHTFNNKDVALAELKKVNAGELPYTLALVNLSKNSGDGLEFIKEIYNTDNIVTKPSIIFALSYGMDNIHIKVREEGVTSFLPKPFTRIQIYDAIKMAVDSVSESSLSNDKDLLIGLRPSFNNEKILLVEDNSINQQVATELLEEINLDVIVANNGEEALRILNENNTTFSLILMDLEMPVLDGYAATKQIRMQSTFDHIPIVAMTAHAMKDERDYCLAHGMNAHIAKPIEVECLYETIGKFIKSNKLDNKTGAYPEHATKSTLEELKGFDYKNALTRLGGNLQLFIKLLCQLKTNYINVSSDLQVALDKNDKVEVVRLSSSVKNLAGNIGATALYKNSEILVNESVKYNDSKEKKIPETLKTALSSFTHALQETLLNIKKSNICESFKTQQEKEDQEPSKNIEELKPQLLEFWQLLKDYDASVLELFSVLNSTLSMIDSKTAKEVKKAVERFEFEEALELFETLMKKADINLS, encoded by the coding sequence TTGGCTAATTTAATTGGCGGACTTGATTCGGGTTTTTATACTGCTGTTGCCGTTCCTCTTTTGATTTTGCGAGTTGATGACTTTACTGTTATTTCAACCAATAAAGCGTTTTCTGACCGATACTTAAAGAATAATACCGATATAAACGGTAAAAGTTTTGAAGACGTTTTTATGCCAAGTTTGGAAGTTATAAAAAATATAACAGAGCAAATTTTTTATTATAAACAAAAAAAAAGTGTCCTTGATCTAAAAAACGAAACAGTTGTCGGACAAACATTTTTTGCGGCTACTGCGTTTAGGCAGGCTGTTGGTTGCGAACTTCTTTATCTTGATCCTCAAGATGAAAATATTGCTGTTTTGCAAGTAATTCCAAAAAAAAGCGAAATTCAGAAAATAGAAGATTCTGAACTTTTCAACTTGGTTTTAGACTCGGCTTTTTATCCTATTTTTATTAAAAATGCTAAAAGCGAGTTTATTTTTTTAAATAATTATTATCGCCAACTTTTTGGAACTCAAAGTCAAAACCTTATAGGTGATACTGGTCTGGAATTTGTTTCAGATGAGTATGCCAAACAGGTGAGAGAAGAAGAAGAAAAGATTTTATCGGAAGCAAAAGTTTTTAATTCTGAGGTTTGGCTTACTTGTTCTAATGGTCGTAGGGTTTTGTTTAATATAAAAAAACAACCTTTATATGATAAAAATGGGAATATTATAGGTATTATCGGACAAGCGTTTGATGTTACAGCCAGAAGATTGGAACAAGAAGCCTCGGCACATGAAAAATCATTGTTGCGAACAGTTATAGACGCTATTCCCGATGTTGTATTTTTTAAAGACAGAAACTATCGTTATGTTGGCTGTAATAAAGCTTTTGAAGCTTTGTTCGGTGTGGTTGAAAAAGATATAGTCGGAAAAATTGACTTAGATTTTTTACCGCCTGAGCTTGTTTCTAGTAATATGATCACCGACAGACAGGCTTTGTCTGGTGCAATCAACATAGTCGCTGAAGACATTACGTTAAACTTTAACAATAAAAATTTGGTTTTGGAAATTATAAAAACGCCTTATTTTTCTCAAGAAGCACAATTGCTTGGTTTGGTTTGTATCGGTCGAGATATTACCATGAGAAAAGAAGCGGAAGAAATGACAAAAGAGGCACAAAAAATTGCCAATGACTCTAACGTTGCCAAAAGTGAATTTTTGGCCAATATGAGTCATGAAATCCGCACACCTATGAATGCCATTATAGGGCTGGCACACCTTGCGTTAAATACCGAGCTTAACCAGAAACAACACGATTATATCAATAAAATTTATAATGCCGGTAAATCTTTATTGGGTATTATTAATGATGTTTTGGATTTTTCTAAAATAGAAGCCAACAAACTGGAAGTAGAAAACATAACTTTTAGCTTGGACAACTCTTTTGAGAATATTTCTTCTTTATTTGGTGGAAAAAGCAATGAAAAAGGCGTTGAGCTTATTTTTGATATTGATTATGACGCTCCCGATGCTTTAATTGGCGATCCGTTACGCTTTGGGCAAATTCTTAATAACTTGGTTAGTAATTCGGTTAAATTTACTGAACAAGGAGAAATTAAAGTTAGTTGCAAAGTCGTTAAAAAAGAGGCGGAGTCTGTTACCTTAGATGTTTCCGTTAGTGATAGCGGAATAGGTATGACGGAAGAACAACAACGCAATATCTTTACTGCTTTTGGACAGGCTGATGCCTCAACTACTCGTAAATATGGCGGAACAGGTCTTGGACTAACGATTACTAAACGCTTAGTTTCAATGATGGGTGGAACTATTCGGGTTGATAGTGAATATAAAAAAGGAACAACGATTACTTGTACTTTAACTTTTGGTATAGATAGCGAAAATGTTCAACCTTATTACCAAAACACCTTGCCTGATTTTAAAATTTTGCTTGTTGATGATGTTTTCGCTTCACAAGAAATTAGCGTAAAATTTTTGAGCCACCTTTTCTCAAATATTCATACTTTTAATAATAAAGATGTTGCATTAGCCGAACTAAAAAAGGTTAATGCCGGCGAATTGCCTTATACCTTGGCTTTGGTAAATCTTAGTAAAAATTCAGGTGATGGGCTTGAGTTTATAAAAGAAATTTACAATACTGATAATATTGTTACGAAACCTTCAATTATTTTTGCTTTATCATATGGCATGGACAATATTCATATTAAGGTTAGAGAAGAGGGCGTAACAAGCTTTTTGCCTAAGCCTTTTACTCGGATTCAAATATATGACGCTATCAAGATGGCTGTTGATTCTGTTTCTGAAAGTAGTTTGTCTAACGACAAAGATTTGCTGATAGGTCTAAGACCTTCATTTAATAATGAAAAGATATTATTGGTTGAAGATAACTCTATTAATCAACAGGTTGCGACTGAACTTTTAGAAGAGATTAATCTAGATGTTATTGTTGCTAATAACGGAGAAGAAGCCCTTCGCATTCTTAACGAAAACAACACGACATTTTCGCTTATTTTGATGGACTTAGAAATGCCTGTTTTAGACGGCTATGCAGCCACCAAACAGATTAGAATGCAATCTACGTTTGACCATATTCCAATTGTGGCAATGACTGCTCATGCGATGAAAGATGAGCGTGATTACTGCTTGGCTCACGGTATGAATGCTCATATCGCCAAGCCTATTGAGGTTGAATGTTTGTATGAAACAATCGGTAAGTTTATAAAATCAAATAAACTTGATAATAAAACCGGTGCTTATCCTGAACATGCTACAAAAAGCACCTTAGAAGAACTCAAGGGTTTTGATTATAAAAATGCCTTAACTCGTTTGGGTGGAAACTTGCAACTGTTTATAAAACTTTTGTGCCAGTTAAAGACTAACTATATAAACGTATCGTCTGATTTACAAGTTGCACTAGATAAAAATGATAAGGTTGAAGTTGTTCGTTTAAGCAGTTCTGTAAAAAATCTTGCCGGAAATATTGGGGCAACAGCACTTTATAAAAATAGTGAAATTTTAGTAAACGAAAGTGTAAAATATAATGATTCCAAAGAAAAAAAGATTCCGGAAACTTTAAAAACAGCCTTATCAAGTTTTACACATGCATTGCAGGAAACTTTATTGAATATTAAAAAAAGTAATATTTGTGAAAGCTTTAAAACTCAACAAGAAAAAGAAGATCAAGAACCAAGTAAAAATATAGAAGAACTAAAACCTCAATTGCTCGAATTTTGGCAGTTGTTAAAAGATTATGATGCCTCTGTTTTAGAGTTATTTAGCGTGTTAAATTCAACTTTAAGTATGATAGATTCAAAAACGGCAAAAGAAGTTAAAAAGGCTGTTGAGAGATTTGAGTTTGAAGAAGCGTTAGAACTTTTTGAAACTCTTATGAAAAAAGCTGATATTAACTTAAGTTAA
- the rfaD gene encoding ADP-glyceromanno-heptose 6-epimerase: protein MYIITGGAGFIGSAMLWELNRHGIENVIIVDNLAHSEKWKNLVGLRYTEYIHRDDFEDMLKTGKALWRPKGVIHLGACSSTTETNADFLMKNNFEYSRLVCKYALHHGARFINASSAATYGDGTQGFNDGYGKIENLRPLNMYGYSKQLFDLWAKREKLQEKIVSLKFFNVYGPNEYHKGDMMSVASKAFKQISEGNPLKLFKSYNPKYENGCQMRDFVYIKDCTRIMFNLLENSGVNGLFNLGSGKSRSWLDLAKAVFVAMDKKLNVEFIEMPDSLKEKYQYFTEANMQSLHSKGQEFLPTFDLESGVKDYIVNYLATDNKYLSV from the coding sequence ATGTATATTATCACAGGTGGTGCCGGTTTTATTGGTAGTGCCATGCTTTGGGAGTTAAACAGGCATGGAATTGAAAACGTCATTATTGTGGATAACCTTGCTCATTCTGAAAAATGGAAAAATTTAGTTGGCTTGCGTTATACGGAATATATCCACAGAGATGACTTTGAAGATATGTTAAAAACAGGCAAGGCATTATGGCGACCTAAAGGCGTAATTCATCTTGGAGCTTGTTCTTCTACGACTGAAACAAACGCTGATTTTTTAATGAAAAATAATTTTGAATATAGTCGTTTGGTTTGTAAATATGCTTTGCACCACGGAGCACGTTTTATTAACGCAAGTAGTGCTGCAACTTACGGAGACGGAACTCAAGGGTTTAACGACGGCTATGGAAAAATTGAAAACTTGCGTCCTTTAAATATGTATGGTTATTCAAAACAGCTTTTTGACCTTTGGGCAAAACGAGAAAAACTACAAGAGAAAATAGTTAGTCTTAAATTTTTTAATGTTTATGGGCCAAACGAATATCATAAAGGCGATATGATGAGCGTTGCTTCAAAAGCCTTTAAGCAAATTAGCGAAGGTAACCCTTTAAAACTCTTTAAATCTTATAACCCAAAATATGAAAACGGTTGTCAGATGAGAGATTTTGTTTATATTAAAGATTGTACGCGTATCATGTTTAATTTACTTGAAAACTCTGGAGTTAACGGTCTTTTTAACTTGGGTTCGGGTAAGTCTCGTTCTTGGCTTGACTTGGCAAAGGCTGTTTTTGTGGCAATGGATAAAAAGCTGAATGTTGAATTTATTGAAATGCCCGATAGTTTAAAAGAAAAATATCAATATTTTACCGAAGCCAATATGCAATCTTTACACAGTAAAGGGCAAGAGTTTTTGCCGACTTTTGATTTAGAGTCCGGTGTTAAAGACTATATCGTTAACTATTTAGCTACTGATAATAAATATTTATCAGTATAA
- a CDS encoding metal ABC transporter solute-binding protein, Zn/Mn family, which yields MKKYIFSFLFLQCLTCLTLFSLAFAESNLTPQTDKADKKKQVSASILPEKFVLKKLLKNHADIQVLINSGTDPHSFEPKPKQLMELNNSSIYFSIGLPFEKVWLKRFTELNPQLKEISLNQNIALLPLDEHEENHEHNHEHEHEGNIDPHIWTSPNNLKIMAQTATKSLKERYPDLSEELDQNLADFTTELNQLDQELKNIFAKLKPEQKTFIVFHPAFNYFAKDYNLKELVVEQEGREPNPKKLVELSKLAQKEKVKLMIVQKGFPMGTAKTIADHLNIKVIEIDPLSENIDQELIKLAKALVQSK from the coding sequence ATGAAAAAATATATATTTTCCTTTTTATTCTTACAATGCTTAACTTGTTTAACTCTGTTTTCTCTCGCTTTCGCAGAAAGCAATCTAACGCCTCAAACAGATAAAGCAGACAAAAAAAAACAAGTTAGTGCCAGCATTTTGCCTGAAAAATTTGTCTTAAAAAAACTACTGAAAAACCATGCAGATATTCAAGTTTTAATAAATTCCGGAACAGATCCACATAGTTTTGAACCCAAACCCAAGCAATTAATGGAATTAAACAATTCATCAATATATTTCAGCATAGGTTTACCCTTTGAAAAAGTTTGGCTTAAACGCTTCACAGAACTCAATCCACAATTAAAAGAAATAAGTTTAAATCAAAACATCGCCCTTTTGCCTCTTGATGAACACGAAGAAAATCATGAACATAACCACGAACACGAACATGAAGGCAATATCGACCCACATATTTGGACAAGCCCGAACAACTTAAAAATCATGGCACAAACCGCAACAAAATCCTTAAAAGAACGTTATCCCGATTTAAGTGAGGAATTAGACCAAAATTTGGCTGATTTTACTACTGAATTAAACCAACTTGATCAGGAGTTAAAAAACATTTTCGCCAAACTTAAGCCTGAACAAAAAACTTTTATCGTTTTCCACCCTGCTTTCAATTATTTTGCCAAAGATTATAATTTAAAAGAGCTGGTTGTTGAACAAGAAGGTAGAGAACCAAACCCCAAAAAATTAGTTGAACTCTCAAAACTTGCACAAAAAGAAAAGGTAAAACTTATGATCGTGCAAAAAGGCTTTCCGATGGGAACAGCCAAAACAATCGCCGACCATCTTAACATAAAAGTTATAGAAATTGACCCGTTATCTGAAAACATAGACCAAGAATTAATCAAACTCGCCAAGGCGTTAGTGCAAAGCAAGTAA
- a CDS encoding Mrp/NBP35 family ATP-binding protein, with protein MNEIKSKCGSCKETSGSSACGTCSSMKKSSNDDPISQQDAIINQTLSKIKYKLFVMSGKGGVGKSSVTVNIAAALAAKGYKVGILDVDIHGPSVPGLLGIRDKGMEGSEEGIEPVAYNENLSVVSMDSLLENKDSAILWRGPKKTAAVRQFISDIKWGELDFLVIDSPPGTGDEHMTILKTIPDILSVVVTTPQEVSLADVRKALNFLETAHGKVLGVVENMSGLACPHCGKEIELFKKGGGELLAKTQGLNFLGAIPLDPATVIAADLGVPVVLLKEDSVAKQSFLNLAQKITDACKAL; from the coding sequence ATGAATGAAATAAAAAGCAAATGTGGCAGTTGTAAAGAAACCTCAGGTTCTTCGGCTTGCGGAACTTGTAGCTCGATGAAAAAAAGTAGCAATGATGACCCTATTAGCCAACAAGATGCAATAATCAATCAAACTTTGTCTAAAATTAAATATAAACTCTTTGTTATGAGCGGAAAAGGCGGAGTCGGAAAAAGCTCGGTTACCGTTAATATTGCTGCCGCTTTGGCGGCTAAGGGGTATAAAGTCGGGATTTTAGATGTTGATATTCATGGTCCGAGTGTCCCGGGGCTTTTGGGAATTAGAGATAAAGGTATGGAAGGAAGCGAAGAGGGTATAGAACCTGTTGCTTACAATGAAAATTTAAGCGTTGTTTCCATGGACTCTTTGTTGGAAAATAAAGATAGCGCTATTTTATGGCGTGGCCCAAAAAAGACGGCCGCCGTACGCCAGTTTATTTCTGATATTAAGTGGGGAGAACTCGACTTTTTAGTGATTGATTCACCTCCCGGAACAGGCGATGAACATATGACAATCTTAAAAACCATTCCTGATATTTTAAGCGTTGTTGTTACTACCCCTCAAGAAGTCTCTTTGGCAGACGTCAGAAAAGCCTTAAATTTTTTGGAAACGGCACACGGCAAAGTTTTGGGTGTTGTGGAAAATATGAGCGGACTGGCTTGCCCCCATTGTGGAAAAGAAATTGAACTTTTCAAAAAAGGTGGCGGAGAACTTTTAGCCAAAACACAGGGGCTTAACTTTTTAGGGGCTATTCCTCTTGATCCGGCAACGGTTATTGCGGCTGACTTAGGCGTTCCTGTCGTGCTTTTAAAAGAAGATTCTGTTGCAAAACAGAGCTTTTTAAATTTAGCTCAAAAAATTACAGATGCTTGTAAAGCGTTATAA
- a CDS encoding YqaA family protein: MKLFDPLMAWVWRVSAKEGAVKALAILSFLESIFFPIPPDLLLIPLALSQREKAFKLAFITLISSLFGGIFGYFIGYFFMDTIGIKIMNFYNFEAQYLTIQEWYTKYDAWAVAIAGLTPVPYKLCTLTAGAFKINFFVFIVASTLSRGLRFFAIAGLIYVFGEKVRFFLEKRLDLVMIILLILGVLGFVALKFT; the protein is encoded by the coding sequence ATGAAACTTTTTGACCCTTTAATGGCGTGGGTTTGGCGTGTTTCGGCGAAAGAGGGTGCTGTCAAAGCTCTTGCTATTTTATCTTTTTTAGAATCTATTTTTTTCCCTATTCCGCCTGACTTGCTTTTAATTCCTTTAGCTTTATCTCAACGAGAAAAAGCCTTTAAGCTTGCGTTTATCACACTGATTAGTTCTTTATTTGGTGGTATATTTGGTTATTTTATCGGTTATTTTTTTATGGACACCATTGGCATTAAGATAATGAACTTTTATAACTTTGAAGCTCAGTATCTTACAATTCAAGAGTGGTATACCAAATATGACGCTTGGGCGGTTGCAATAGCCGGGTTAACGCCTGTTCCTTATAAACTTTGCACTTTAACCGCCGGTGCTTTTAAAATTAACTTTTTTGTGTTTATTGTGGCTTCGACTCTTAGTCGAGGGTTGCGTTTTTTTGCGATTGCCGGTTTGATTTATGTTTTTGGAGAAAAAGTTCGCTTTTTTCTCGAAAAGCGTTTGGATTTAGTCATGATTATTTTGTTGATTTTAGGCGTTTTGGGGTTTGTGGCTTTAAAGTTTACTTAA
- a CDS encoding proline--tRNA ligase codes for MRFTQLYAPTLKEAPADAEVISHKLMIRAGMIRKLTTGIYSYLPTGWRSINKVAQIVREEMNRANAQELHLPTVQPADLWQESGRWDFYGKELLRFKDRHNRDCCLGPTHEEVITDLIRGEVRSYKQLPLNLYQIQTKFRDEIRPRFGLMRGREFIMKDAYSFDVNDGAADKSYWAMFDAYQRIFTRLGLKFKAVEADSGSIGGSFSHEFMVLADTGEDTIVSCSACSYGANVERAEVKLRAEVKELKLPEAVSFVLTPNKFSVAEQAEHLGLATSDILKTLMCVADGKPVAFLVRGDRELNLVKAKNLLNVAVLDLMPTEMLSEFFGAMPGFVGVVNLEIPVYADLELQLKDGWIMGANRIDTHYCNVSLRRDVKVITYADLREIDINDPCPRCGAALEFPKGIEVGHVFKLGTKYSKALNANILDENGKEKPIIMGCYGIGVTRVVAACIEQNNDQYGISFPPAIAPYEIVVINLDVKSEEATKKSEEIYEMLKNKGFDVLLDDRNDRAGAKFKDADLMGMPIQIIIGSKALANNIIEVKDRSKYEKSELNAGSFELEFDAWQAQVYSRWGL; via the coding sequence ATGCGTTTTACCCAACTTTATGCCCCAACTTTAAAAGAAGCCCCTGCTGATGCGGAAGTTATTAGTCATAAATTAATGATTCGTGCCGGAATGATTCGTAAACTTACCACCGGAATTTATTCTTACCTGCCGACAGGTTGGCGTTCTATTAATAAAGTAGCTCAAATAGTCAGAGAAGAAATGAATAGGGCAAACGCTCAAGAATTGCATTTACCAACGGTTCAGCCGGCGGATTTATGGCAAGAAAGCGGGCGTTGGGACTTTTACGGTAAAGAGCTTTTACGTTTTAAAGACAGGCATAATCGTGATTGTTGTTTAGGGCCGACTCACGAAGAGGTTATTACAGACCTTATTAGAGGCGAAGTACGTTCTTATAAACAATTGCCTTTAAATTTATATCAAATTCAAACTAAATTTAGAGATGAAATTCGTCCTCGTTTTGGTTTAATGCGTGGGCGTGAATTTATTATGAAAGATGCCTATTCTTTTGACGTTAATGATGGGGCTGCGGATAAAAGCTATTGGGCGATGTTTGACGCGTATCAACGCATTTTTACTCGTCTTGGTTTAAAATTTAAAGCTGTTGAAGCCGATTCCGGTTCTATCGGCGGAAGTTTTTCACATGAGTTTATGGTGCTTGCCGATACGGGTGAAGATACTATTGTTTCATGTTCAGCTTGTTCTTATGGGGCAAATGTTGAAAGAGCCGAGGTTAAGCTTAGAGCCGAAGTGAAAGAACTTAAATTGCCCGAAGCTGTTTCTTTTGTCTTAACTCCAAATAAATTTTCTGTGGCTGAGCAAGCGGAACATTTAGGTTTAGCGACTTCTGATATTCTAAAAACTCTTATGTGCGTCGCCGATGGAAAACCTGTTGCCTTTCTTGTGCGTGGAGATCGAGAGCTAAACCTTGTTAAAGCGAAAAATTTGTTGAATGTTGCCGTGCTTGATTTAATGCCAACAGAAATGTTGTCGGAATTTTTTGGTGCAATGCCGGGTTTTGTTGGTGTGGTGAATCTGGAAATACCTGTTTACGCTGACTTGGAATTGCAACTCAAAGATGGTTGGATAATGGGAGCTAATCGTATAGATACGCACTATTGCAACGTAAGTTTACGCCGTGATGTAAAGGTTATAACTTACGCAGATTTAAGGGAAATAGATATTAATGACCCTTGCCCCCGTTGCGGAGCCGCTCTTGAATTTCCTAAAGGTATAGAAGTTGGGCATGTATTTAAACTTGGTACTAAATACAGTAAGGCGTTAAATGCCAATATCTTAGATGAGAATGGCAAAGAAAAACCAATTATTATGGGTTGTTATGGAATCGGGGTTACGAGAGTCGTGGCTGCCTGTATTGAACAAAATAATGATCAATATGGCATTTCTTTTCCACCTGCTATAGCTCCTTATGAAATAGTGGTTATCAATCTTGATGTTAAATCAGAAGAAGCGACGAAAAAATCCGAAGAAATTTATGAAATGTTAAAGAATAAAGGCTTTGATGTCTTACTTGATGATAGAAATGATCGTGCCGGAGCAAAGTTTAAAGATGCCGATTTAATGGGAATGCCCATACAAATCATTATTGGCTCAAAGGCGTTGGCAAATAATATTATAGAAGTTAAAGACCGTTCTAAATATGAAAAAAGCGAGTTGAATGCCGGTAGCTTTGAGCTTGAATTTGACGCTTGGCAGGCCCAAGTTTACTCTCGCTGGGGTCTTTAA
- the ispG gene encoding flavodoxin-dependent (E)-4-hydroxy-3-methylbut-2-enyl-diphosphate synthase, with product MKTRRKTRSIRLGKLFIGSEYPIVLQSMTNTDTRDVEKTLAQIRELEEVGCEIVRLAVIDEDAAQAIKKIRLETKIPLVADIHFDYRLALTCLKNGIDGLRINPGNIGGIREIDTLVSAAKDLGVPIRIGVNSGSVEKDLLEKFGGPTPEAMVESAMRHVGLLENRNFDQIKLSLKSSSVLDTIIAYRLLAEKCDYPLHIGVTEAGPGYRGVVKSSVGLGILLSEGIGDTLRVSLTANPVEELPVAWELLRSLGLRQRGAELISCPTCGRTELGLIELANLVEKYINEQSQAFLSSDLQAFSIFSNMKIAVMGCVVNGPGEAKEADIGIACGRNKVHIFRKGKIFHVLRNEEIKNEIIIGLLKEETALCIKEKKPEIENN from the coding sequence ATCAAAACAAGGCGTAAGACTAGAAGTATCCGCCTAGGCAAACTTTTTATCGGTTCTGAATATCCTATTGTGTTACAAAGTATGACTAATACGGATACCAGAGACGTTGAGAAAACTTTAGCCCAGATTCGAGAACTCGAAGAGGTAGGATGTGAAATAGTCCGCTTGGCGGTTATTGATGAAGATGCCGCTCAGGCTATTAAAAAAATTCGTTTAGAGACAAAAATACCCTTGGTCGCCGATATTCATTTTGATTATCGTTTGGCTTTAACTTGTCTTAAAAACGGAATAGACGGTTTGCGTATTAACCCGGGTAATATAGGCGGAATCAGAGAAATTGATACTTTGGTTTCTGCTGCAAAAGATTTGGGAGTTCCTATTCGCATAGGAGTAAACTCAGGTTCTGTGGAAAAAGATTTGTTGGAAAAATTTGGCGGACCAACGCCCGAGGCTATGGTTGAAAGTGCCATGCGTCATGTGGGTTTATTGGAAAACAGAAATTTTGACCAGATTAAACTTTCATTAAAATCATCATCAGTTTTAGATACGATTATCGCTTATCGTCTTTTGGCGGAAAAGTGTGATTATCCTTTGCATATCGGAGTTACTGAAGCAGGGCCGGGATATAGAGGTGTTGTTAAGTCTTCGGTTGGATTGGGAATTTTATTGTCAGAAGGTATAGGCGATACGCTTAGGGTTTCGTTAACCGCCAATCCTGTGGAAGAACTTCCCGTTGCTTGGGAGTTATTGCGTTCTTTGGGGTTAAGACAAAGGGGGGCGGAACTTATCTCTTGCCCTACTTGTGGGCGTACTGAGCTTGGTTTAATTGAACTTGCCAATTTGGTTGAAAAATATATAAATGAACAAAGTCAGGCTTTTTTATCGTCTGATCTACAGGCTTTTTCTATCTTTTCAAATATGAAAATAGCCGTAATGGGTTGCGTCGTAAATGGTCCCGGTGAAGCAAAAGAAGCGGATATTGGAATAGCCTGTGGACGCAACAAAGTACATATTTTCAGGAAAGGTAAAATTTTTCATGTTTTGCGTAATGAAGAAATTAAAAACGAAATAATTATCGGGCTGTTAAAAGAAGAAACAGCTCTTTGTATCAAAGAGAAGAAGCCAGAAATTGAAAATAATTGA
- a CDS encoding TatD family hydrolase, with translation MNEQEKIYVGGFDSHAHLDMKEFDGEIIETVQRAKDVGIIGITNVFLSPKAYYAKHKLFENIPEVVFTLGIHPSDAHNINDDTLSEMKKIFLEEPRLKAVGEIGLDYYWKDCPQDIQHKVFKEQLLLAKELNKPVVIHSRDAFEDTVDILLDLGFSQYPLLWHCFGGNIAQAEKLLAQGWDISVPGVFTYPKNIELRETVKHIPLDRLHLESDCPFLAPQKYRGKRNEPAYCFQTAKMVAETLDIDLAELWKRTGKNSQRFFNV, from the coding sequence TTGAACGAACAAGAAAAAATATATGTTGGCGGCTTTGATTCTCATGCTCATTTAGATATGAAAGAGTTTGACGGTGAAATTATCGAAACCGTTCAACGGGCAAAAGATGTTGGAATAATCGGTATAACCAATGTTTTTTTAAGCCCTAAAGCGTATTATGCCAAACATAAGCTTTTTGAAAATATCCCTGAAGTTGTTTTTACTCTGGGAATTCATCCGTCTGATGCACACAATATTAATGACGATACTTTGTCAGAGATGAAAAAAATCTTTTTGGAAGAGCCGCGTTTAAAAGCAGTAGGAGAAATAGGGCTTGATTATTATTGGAAAGATTGTCCGCAAGATATACAACATAAAGTTTTTAAAGAACAATTGCTATTAGCCAAAGAGTTAAATAAGCCGGTTGTAATTCACAGCAGGGACGCTTTTGAAGATACGGTAGATATTTTGTTGGATTTAGGCTTTTCTCAATACCCTTTGTTGTGGCATTGTTTTGGCGGTAATATTGCTCAAGCGGAAAAACTTTTAGCTCAAGGTTGGGATATTTCCGTTCCCGGTGTTTTTACTTATCCTAAAAATATTGAGTTAAGAGAAACTGTTAAACATATTCCCTTAGATAGGTTACATCTTGAAAGCGATTGTCCTTTTTTGGCACCACAAAAATATCGTGGAAAAAGAAACGAACCGGCTTATTGTTTTCAAACCGCAAAAATGGTTGCAGAAACTTTAGATATAGATCTGGCAGAGTTATGGAAACGTACGGGAAAAAATTCCCAACGTTTTTTTAATGTATAA